Proteins co-encoded in one uncultured Bacteroides sp. genomic window:
- a CDS encoding DUF6377 domain-containing protein, which translates to MMKKVALLSIFTLYSIVSLAGNQIDSLLNVLDKTIKESKTYVEIREKRINNLKKQLNKKTLSSGQIYAINKLLYKEYRTFVCDSAIHYLNKNLEIAETSNNKRWINETKLFLCHLHSSSGMYRESTDILYSINKNQLTKDLIPDYYKCYEHLYNEMYLYTHDQRLAKKYFNLFQVYQDTLLTVFDPSSENYLAIKEQEALEQKKLVEARKINDLRLSKAPFGTPEYALVTFQLSLIDREEKKPEAQKEHLIYSAMSDIKAAIKDNASLSSLANLLYDEGDIDRAYQYIKFSLEDANFYNARLRNIQISNTLPIIEKTYQIKSEKQKNELKISLLFISTLALLLVGALGYIYKQMKRLAKARNELGVINNQLNSLNVELAEANHIKEEYIAHFLGICSTYIDKLESYRKMVNKKISGGQVAELLKIAKSSDVIENELKDFYTNFDNTFLHLYPRFVDEFNNLLVKEERIILKKGELMNTELRIFALIRLGIDDSSKIANLLRYSVNTIYNYRAKVKNKALGSREDFESLVMKIGAFS; encoded by the coding sequence ATGATGAAAAAAGTTGCCTTACTATCTATTTTTACTCTATATTCAATTGTTTCTCTGGCAGGGAATCAAATTGATTCTTTATTGAATGTATTGGATAAGACAATAAAAGAGAGCAAAACCTATGTAGAAATAAGGGAAAAACGCATCAACAACCTAAAAAAACAGCTAAACAAAAAAACGCTCTCGTCTGGACAAATTTATGCTATCAACAAGCTGTTATATAAAGAATACAGAACTTTTGTCTGTGATTCAGCAATACATTATCTGAATAAGAACCTAGAAATAGCCGAAACTTCAAATAATAAAAGGTGGATAAATGAAACAAAGTTATTCTTGTGCCATCTCCACTCCTCTTCCGGCATGTACAGGGAGAGTACTGATATATTATACTCCATAAATAAAAATCAACTGACCAAAGATCTGATTCCGGATTATTATAAGTGTTATGAGCATTTGTACAATGAAATGTATCTTTATACTCATGACCAGAGACTAGCAAAGAAATACTTCAATCTATTTCAGGTTTATCAGGATACCTTGCTGACAGTTTTTGATCCTTCTTCTGAGAATTATCTGGCAATAAAAGAACAGGAAGCGCTTGAGCAAAAGAAACTAGTTGAAGCGCGAAAGATAAATGACCTCAGACTATCAAAAGCCCCGTTTGGTACTCCAGAATATGCTTTGGTTACTTTCCAGCTTTCTCTCATTGACAGAGAAGAAAAAAAACCGGAAGCTCAAAAAGAGCATTTAATTTATTCAGCAATGTCAGACATTAAAGCTGCAATAAAAGATAATGCCTCTTTGTCCAGTCTTGCTAATCTGCTTTATGATGAAGGAGATATTGACCGTGCATACCAATACATTAAGTTTTCTCTGGAAGATGCTAATTTCTATAATGCGCGTTTGCGAAACATTCAAATATCAAATACTCTTCCAATTATTGAAAAGACTTATCAGATAAAGAGTGAGAAACAGAAAAATGAATTAAAAATCAGCCTTCTATTTATAAGCACTCTAGCACTCCTTTTGGTCGGAGCCTTGGGCTATATTTATAAACAGATGAAAAGGCTGGCAAAAGCACGTAATGAATTAGGTGTTATAAACAATCAGCTGAATTCTCTGAATGTTGAACTGGCCGAGGCTAATCACATTAAAGAGGAATATATTGCTCATTTCCTTGGAATATGTTCTACTTATATAGATAAGCTGGAAAGTTATCGCAAAATGGTGAATAAGAAAATCAGTGGCGGACAAGTTGCCGAATTACTTAAAATAGCGAAGTCGTCTGATGTTATTGAGAATGAACTAAAAGACTTCTATACTAATTTCGATAACACCTTCCTACATCTGTACCCCAGATTTGTAGATGAGTTCAATAACCTTTTAGTAAAAGAAGAGAGAATTATTTTGAAGAAAGGAGAATTAATGAATACCGAATTACGCATCTTTGCCCTCATTCGCCTTGGCATCGATGATAGTTCTAAAATTGCCAATCTTCTACGCTATTCTGTAAACACTATCTATAACTATCGTGCTAAAGTAAAAAACAAAGCATTGGGTTCAAGAGAAGATTTTGAAAGCCTGGTAATGAAAATCGGTGCCTTTTCTTAA